The Mycobacterium sp. EPa45 genomic interval GGATCCGGCGCAACGGGCGCTATCCGACCAAATGGTGTCCTACTGGAGCGACTTCGTGAAGACCGGTATCCCGGCGGGCGTGGGGTTGCCCGACTGGCCGAAGTTCGGCGCCGACGGGGCCACCGGCAAGCGAATGTCGCTGCAGACCGGGGCGTTGTCGATCACCACCGACTTCAGCTCGCGGCACCAATGCCCGTTCTGGGCGGGCATGAAAGGCGCGCGCTAGCCGCGCCAACGCGAGTGGGCGACCACTGCCAGCGCCTCTGCCACGCTCGAGGCCAACGACCGCCGCTGGGCGCCGCGATTCCTGACCCACTGTTGAAAAGCGAAGTCCGCTGCGGCAAAAGATAATTGGACCAGCAATCCGGGGCGGCTGTCCGCGGTCGGGTCGGCACCCATACGAGCGGCGACAAGCTCGACCATCTGTTCGCGATCGGCGGTGGACAGCAGGGTCGCCCGGTCGAGCAACTCCGGGGCGGTCAGGATGGCCGCGCGCCAGTTCTCCAGGTCGACATCCTCGAAGGACTCGACGCGGCCGACGATCGCGGCGGCCAGGGCGGCGTCAGGCGCCTCGTCGGGCGGGCGGCGCATGAGCAGCTGCGCGATCGCGGCGTTCCCGCGCTGCAC includes:
- a CDS encoding TetR family transcriptional regulator — encoded protein: MSDAPTGRSPTLRDRQRAQVHADIHAAAYRLFAARGFGNVTTDDIAAEASVSPRTFFRHVATKEDLLLGAVQRGNAAIAQLLMRRPPDEAPDAALAAAIVGRVESFEDVDLENWRAAILTAPELLDRATLLSTADREQMVELVAARMGADPTADSRPGLLVQLSFAAADFAFQQWVRNRGAQRRSLASSVAEALAVVAHSRWRG